From Candidatus Cloacimonadota bacterium, one genomic window encodes:
- a CDS encoding sigma-54 dependent transcriptional regulator, whose protein sequence is MKILIIDDEKNIRLSLTGILEDEGYDVISFGNIRQGLAAFDDEDPDAVLLDVKLPDGNGIDALEKIKSLAPKIPVIMISGNSNISDAVKAIKLGAFDFLEKPLSLPKIKITVAKALDYYKLSLQVMRMQADSERGWRMIGQSPVMQELNRLINRVAPSASKILIQGESGTGKELIARLIHMRSNRADKAFTKFNCAAIPRELIESELFGFEKGAFTGADARKKGKLEEADGGTLFLDEIGDMELAAQAKILRVIQEGEFERVGSNLTRKIDVRVIAATNKNLSEMVQNGSFREDLFYRLNVVPITSPPLRERKSDIPLLIEHFAKDLALELGMKVKSFSADALAEMQRYHYPGNVRELKNIMERIYLLCDMDFLSAANLGGMIPDSSPKTEGDSLFWSETASFQDKKKEFEIRYLSKQLERYNGNVSKTAEALGLQQSNLSRKLSELGIR, encoded by the coding sequence GTGAAAATCCTCATCATCGATGACGAAAAAAACATCCGTCTCAGCCTCACTGGAATCCTGGAGGACGAAGGCTACGACGTGATCAGCTTCGGCAATATCCGCCAGGGATTGGCGGCCTTCGACGACGAGGATCCCGATGCGGTCTTGCTGGATGTGAAACTACCCGATGGCAACGGCATCGACGCCCTGGAAAAGATCAAGAGTCTGGCACCGAAGATCCCCGTGATCATGATCTCCGGAAACAGCAATATCAGCGACGCTGTGAAGGCCATCAAGCTGGGCGCGTTTGACTTCCTGGAAAAACCGCTCTCACTGCCCAAGATCAAGATTACCGTAGCCAAAGCCTTGGATTATTACAAGCTATCCCTGCAAGTTATGCGGATGCAAGCCGACAGCGAGCGCGGCTGGCGCATGATAGGCCAAAGTCCTGTGATGCAGGAGCTAAACCGCCTCATCAACCGGGTTGCTCCCAGTGCATCCAAGATCCTGATCCAGGGCGAAAGCGGCACCGGTAAAGAGCTGATTGCCCGCTTGATTCACATGCGTAGCAACCGTGCGGACAAAGCCTTCACAAAGTTCAATTGCGCCGCAATCCCGCGGGAACTCATCGAGAGCGAACTCTTCGGCTTTGAAAAAGGCGCTTTCACCGGTGCTGATGCCCGTAAAAAGGGAAAACTGGAAGAGGCGGATGGTGGCACTCTGTTTCTGGATGAGATTGGTGATATGGAGCTGGCGGCGCAAGCCAAGATCTTGAGGGTGATTCAGGAGGGTGAATTTGAGCGCGTGGGCAGCAATCTGACCCGGAAAATCGACGTAAGAGTAATCGCCGCAACCAACAAAAATCTATCCGAAATGGTGCAAAACGGCAGCTTTCGGGAAGATCTCTTCTATCGCTTAAACGTAGTACCCATCACCAGCCCACCCCTCAGGGAACGAAAGAGCGACATTCCGCTGCTGATAGAACACTTTGCCAAAGATCTGGCCCTCGAATTGGGCATGAAAGTTAAAAGCTTCAGTGCGGATGCCTTGGCCGAAATGCAGCGATATCACTATCCCGGTAATGTGCGCGAATTGAAGAACATCATGGAACGCATCTACCTGCTCTGCGATATGGATTTCTTGAGTGCCGCAAACCTTGGCGGCATGATCCCGGACAGCAGCCCAAAGACAGAGGGCGACTCGCTGTTCTGGAGCGAAACTGCATCGTTTCAGGACAAGAAAAAGGAATTCGAGATCCGCTACCTCAGCAAGCAATTGGAGCGCTATAACGGGAATGTATCGAAGACCGCAGAAGCGCTGGGCTTGCAACAGAGCAATCTATCCCGTAAACTGAGCGAACTGGGTATCCGTTAA
- the ileS gene encoding isoleucine--tRNA ligase, whose product MYKSIDLKENPRDLEARVRTFWTQHNTAQKSIDCREGNPQFIFYEGPPTANGKPGIHHVMARTLKDVVCRYKTMTGFQVKRKAGWDTHGLPVEIEVEKMLGLEDKKAIEAYGLEAFCKECRNSVFAYEKLWRKMTELMAYWIDLDNPYITLDNNYIESVWWILNNFFQRDLIFKEHKIVPYCPSCGTPLSSHEVAQGYKDVEDPSVYVRFKALDEDNTYYLAWTTTPWTLISNVALAVHPDEDYVLVTHHQQNLYLAEARLGVLDGEYEVIKRLKGKDLERRRYEPLFRFVPVNKDAWFIGCADYVTMSDGTGIVHTAPAFGADDYSLGQKYDLPFVNPVNGEGKFNEQVSPWAGVFVKTADKDIIRSLKESGSLYRREQIKHNYPHCWRCNSPLIYYARESWYIRTTLFKEQLLEENRKIKWYPSFVGEKRFGDWLENNVDWALSRDRFWGTPLNIWVCDDCGHKSSVGSRKELWERGIKANGEAVSEDMELHRPYIDEVLLTCDKCRGKMHRTPEVIDCWFDSGSMPFAQWHYPFENADRFDTELFPADFISEGIDQTRGWFYSMLTIATLLKGKSSFKSCLVNDLILDKKGQKMSKTRGNSVDPIQLMDEHGADAIRWYLLEVSPPWVPTRFDVDGVREIQSKFVGTLKNVYSFYATYANIDGFDASKYPSDWVREAEIDRWIISRLHSLIADVREYTEIYEFTKSVRAIQDFVIDELSNWYVRRSRRRFWSFELDQDKVEAYRTLYMVLAETAKLIAPFVPYLSEELFQSLCAGDSVHLEDYPKSDKRYINKALESDMQAVIDVVSLGRTARGEANIKIRQPLGEMYVSAKLRASLDKMLPLVQEEVNIHHIRYVEEDSDFVQYELKPQFKVMGPKYGKQMKAIATFLETVDAGPALRAFARNLPYEFELGGQKISLLEEDLLVQIRPREGYQFATMRDIFVALDTSLNEELLREGYARELVNKIQYSRKDQGFDIMDRIQVKYYADSEIEAAIAEYSGFIKSETLADEILLSKDSDLPLIDINGREVGLLVLKSGA is encoded by the coding sequence ATGTATAAAAGTATAGACCTCAAAGAAAATCCCCGTGATTTGGAAGCCCGGGTGCGCACCTTTTGGACACAGCACAATACCGCGCAAAAAAGCATAGATTGCCGCGAAGGCAATCCCCAGTTCATATTTTATGAAGGCCCACCTACGGCAAATGGCAAACCCGGTATCCACCATGTCATGGCACGAACCTTGAAAGACGTGGTCTGCCGCTACAAAACTATGACCGGTTTTCAAGTGAAACGCAAAGCCGGCTGGGATACCCATGGCTTGCCCGTGGAGATCGAAGTAGAAAAAATGCTGGGTCTGGAAGATAAAAAAGCCATCGAAGCATACGGTTTGGAAGCATTTTGTAAAGAGTGCCGCAATTCCGTGTTCGCTTACGAAAAGCTCTGGCGTAAAATGACCGAGCTGATGGCCTATTGGATAGATCTGGATAACCCCTACATCACCCTGGACAACAACTATATAGAGTCCGTCTGGTGGATATTGAACAACTTTTTCCAGCGCGATCTGATCTTCAAGGAACACAAGATTGTGCCATATTGCCCTTCCTGCGGTACCCCGCTTTCTTCTCATGAAGTGGCGCAAGGGTACAAGGATGTGGAAGATCCCTCTGTGTATGTGCGTTTCAAAGCTTTGGACGAAGACAATACATACTACCTGGCCTGGACCACCACGCCATGGACGCTAATCTCAAATGTGGCTCTGGCAGTGCATCCGGATGAAGATTATGTTTTAGTGACGCATCATCAGCAAAACTTGTATCTGGCAGAAGCGCGTCTTGGGGTATTGGATGGCGAATATGAGGTCATCAAGCGACTGAAGGGCAAGGATCTGGAACGTCGCCGTTATGAACCGCTCTTCCGCTTTGTGCCTGTGAATAAGGACGCCTGGTTTATTGGTTGTGCGGATTATGTGACTATGAGTGACGGCACGGGAATAGTGCATACTGCACCGGCTTTTGGTGCAGACGACTATTCATTGGGGCAAAAATATGACCTGCCATTTGTGAATCCAGTAAATGGCGAAGGTAAGTTTAACGAGCAGGTAAGCCCCTGGGCCGGTGTTTTTGTGAAGACTGCCGATAAAGACATCATCCGTAGTCTCAAAGAAAGCGGCAGCCTCTATCGCCGTGAACAGATCAAGCACAACTATCCGCATTGCTGGCGCTGCAACAGTCCACTGATCTATTATGCTCGCGAAAGCTGGTATATACGCACCACGCTCTTTAAAGAACAGCTCTTGGAAGAAAATCGCAAGATAAAGTGGTATCCGTCCTTTGTGGGAGAAAAAAGATTTGGTGATTGGCTGGAGAACAATGTTGACTGGGCGCTATCCCGGGATCGTTTTTGGGGAACTCCACTGAATATCTGGGTCTGTGACGATTGCGGTCACAAAAGCTCCGTAGGCTCCCGCAAGGAACTGTGGGAACGGGGAATAAAAGCCAATGGCGAAGCAGTAAGCGAAGATATGGAACTGCACCGTCCCTACATCGACGAAGTGCTCTTGACCTGCGATAAATGCAGGGGCAAAATGCACCGTACTCCGGAAGTGATAGATTGCTGGTTCGACAGCGGCTCCATGCCCTTTGCACAGTGGCACTATCCCTTTGAAAACGCAGATAGATTCGATACTGAGCTCTTCCCCGCCGACTTCATATCCGAAGGTATAGATCAGACCCGCGGCTGGTTCTATAGCATGCTCACCATTGCTACTCTGCTAAAAGGGAAATCGTCCTTCAAAAGCTGCCTGGTGAACGACCTCATTCTGGATAAAAAAGGCCAGAAGATGAGTAAAACCCGCGGCAACAGCGTTGATCCCATCCAATTGATGGATGAACATGGTGCTGATGCCATCCGCTGGTATTTGCTGGAAGTAAGCCCGCCCTGGGTTCCCACGCGCTTTGACGTGGATGGAGTCCGGGAGATTCAGAGCAAGTTTGTCGGCACTCTGAAAAACGTCTACTCATTCTATGCCACTTATGCCAATATCGACGGATTTGACGCCTCAAAGTACCCTTCTGACTGGGTTCGTGAGGCAGAGATAGACCGCTGGATCATATCCCGTCTGCATTCGCTGATAGCAGATGTGCGGGAATACACTGAAATATATGAATTTACAAAGTCTGTGCGTGCAATACAGGACTTTGTAATAGATGAACTTTCGAACTGGTATGTACGTAGAAGCAGACGCAGATTCTGGAGCTTCGAGCTGGATCAGGACAAAGTGGAGGCGTATCGTACACTGTATATGGTACTGGCTGAGACCGCGAAACTGATCGCACCCTTTGTGCCCTATCTCTCCGAAGAGCTGTTCCAAAGTCTTTGTGCCGGGGATAGCGTGCATCTGGAAGACTATCCCAAAAGCGATAAACGCTACATCAATAAAGCGCTGGAAAGCGATATGCAGGCAGTAATCGATGTAGTATCCTTGGGCAGAACCGCTCGTGGCGAAGCCAATATCAAGATACGTCAGCCTTTGGGTGAGATGTATGTGTCGGCAAAGCTGCGCGCATCTTTAGACAAAATGCTGCCGCTGGTGCAAGAAGAAGTGAATATCCATCACATCCGTTATGTGGAAGAAGACAGCGACTTTGTGCAATATGAGTTGAAGCCGCAGTTCAAGGTGATGGGTCCCAAATACGGTAAGCAGATGAAAGCCATTGCTACTTTTCTGGAGACTGTGGATGCTGGGCCTGCGTTAAGGGCATTTGCCCGGAATCTGCCCTATGAATTTGAGCTGGGGGGCCAGAAGATCAGCCTTTTGGAGGAAGACCTCCTGGTTCAGATACGTCCTCGGGAAGGATATCAGTTTGCTACCATGAGGGATATCTTTGTGGCTTTGGATACATCTTTGAATGAAGAATTGTTGCGGGAAGGGTATGCTCGTGAACTGGTCAATAAGATTCAGTATTCCCGCAAGGATCAAGGCTTTGATATCATGGACCGCATCCAGGTGAAATACTATGCGGATAGCGAAATAGAGGCCGCCATTGCAGAATATAGCGGCTTCATAAAGAGCGAAACCTTGGCAGACGAGATCTTACTGTCTAAAGATAGTGATCTGCCCTTGATCGATATCAATGGACGGGAGGTCGGACTCTTGGTACTGAAGTCCGGAGCCTGA